A stretch of the Xyrauchen texanus isolate HMW12.3.18 chromosome 20, RBS_HiC_50CHRs, whole genome shotgun sequence genome encodes the following:
- the LOC127661066 gene encoding PDZ and LIM domain protein 1-like codes for MPQRVVLQGPGPWGFRLVGGKDFEQPLTISRVTPGSKAAQADLSIGDMILAIDGEPTDGMTHLEAQNKIKGCVEEMLLSIDRSESKMWSPLTTEEGKTNPYKMNLANSDTQEVKHIGSAHNRSAMPFNSGSPRVVTNQYNNPAGLYSSKNIKTLNSTVGDIKTSAAPNECSRNSDASRPDQPRLVLPADSEVYKMLQDNQEYNEPPRQSASFKVLQEILETDDSDKPSGFRSVKGPTTKVGASLGNAEKLSVCDKCGSGIVGMMVKVRAKFRHPECYVCTDCGINLKQKGHFFVDDKIYCEKHARERATPPEGYDVITVFPK; via the exons GTTACTCCAGGAAGTAAAGCTGCCCAGGCCGACCTTAGCATTGGGGACATGATACTGGCAATAGACGGAGAGCCAACAGATGGCATGACTCACCTGGAAGCACAGAATAAAATCAAAGGCTGCGTGGAGGAAATGTTGCTTTCAATTGACAG ATCTGAGTCAAAAATGTGGTCACCACTGACCACAGAGGAAGGAAAGACCAATCCATACAAGATGAATCTGGCAAATTCAGACACACAG GAGGTGAAACATATAGGCTCTGCTCATAATAGGAGTGCTATGCCATTCAATTCTGGCAGTCCAAGGGTGGTCACCAACCAGTACAATAATCCTGCCGGCCTGTACTCCTCCAAAAACATTAAGACTTTAAACAGTACAGTGGGTGATATCAAGACCTCTGCTGCGCCGAATGAATGCAGTAGGAA CTCAGATGCCTCAAGACCTGACCAGCCAAGACTTGTATTACCTGCTGACTCTGAGGTGTACAAAATGCTGCAGGACAATCAAGAATATAATGAGCCTCCTCGCCAGTCTGCTTCTTTTAAAGTTCTGCAAGAGATCCTGGAAACTG ATGACTCCGATAAACCTTCTGGCTTCAGGAGTGTAAAGGGCCCCACCACAAAAGTTGGAGCCTCATTAGGGAATGCCGAGAAGCTCTCAGTTTGTGACAAATGCGGTTCAGGGATTGT AGGAATGATGGTCAAAGTTCGAGCTAAGTTTCGCCACCCAGAGTGCTACGTCTGCACAGACTGCGGGATCAACCTTAAGCAGAAAGGACACTTTTTTGTCGATGACAAGATTTACTGCGAGAAGCATGCACGCGAACGTGCCACTCCTCCTGAGGGTTATGATGTCATCACTGTCTTTCCAAAGTAG
- the neurog3 gene encoding neurogenin-3: MTPKSTCASVGRNGTFTSNWSSTLDLTPGSLNITTDQQDNHRDFESGNLDSSTEECSSTFSDDNTRKKSPKKTMPGKSPSKQRGNRRVKANDRERHRMHELNSALDTLRSVLPTFPDDAKLTKIETLRFAHNYIWALSETLRIVDHVRQISTHVRDQDNLTVSGVCLDMRYSASGACVSKWPSTNSSTNWQETQCHCTDFFLEKFNSNFQENLTFRLAGESLICD, translated from the coding sequence ATGACCCCCAAATCCACGTGCGCTTCAGTAGGAAGAAATGGGACCTTTACATCTAACTGGAGTTCAACATTAGATCTCACACCAGGGTCCCTAAACATCACCACAGACCAACAAGACAACCACAGAGATTTTGAGTCTGGTAACTTAGACTCATCGACTGAAGAATGCTCTTCTACGTTTAGTGATGACAACACAAGAAAGAAAAGCCCGAAGAAAACGATGCCAGGAAAATCACCAAGCAAACAACGTGGCAATCGCAGAGTGAAGGCAAACGACAGAGAAAGGCATCGTATGCATGAGCTGAACTCCGCGCTGGATACACTGAGAAGCGTGCTTCCAACTTTTCCTGATGACGCGAAACTGACCAAAATCGAGACTTTAAGATTCGCTCACAATTACATTTGGGCATTGTCAGAAACACTGAGAATTGTAGACCACGTTCGACAAATTTCAACTCATGTTAGAGATCAGGACAACCTCACGGTGTCAGGTGTGTGCTTGGATATGCGTTACAGCGCGTCGGGTGCTTGCGTGTCCAAGTGGCCCTCCACAAACTCATCAACAAACTGGCAAGAAACACAATGCCACTGCACtgatttttttctggaaaaattTAACAGCAATTTTCAGGAAAATTTGACATTTCGTCTGGCAGGGGAAAGCCTTATATGCGATTAA
- the sgpl1 gene encoding sphingosine-1-phosphate lyase 1 isoform X2: MDYMSALEVYKEFLLLYTEEARRYVNSQCAGLEPWQIIAATLLSTLGAMWLKGFLFQQESLISRVKKQFFKLIRKIPFVGASIQSQLNKALDDMSLSLCTLKEGMSYTKQLPAQGLTHKQLLDKIREYETLSEVDWAKGKVSGAVYWGDEKLTDLLVKVYGDFAWTNPLHPDLFPGVRKMEAEVVRMTCALFNGGTNSCGTVTSGGTESILMACKAYRDMAHERGIKHPEIIAPVSVHAAFDKAAHYFGMKLIHIALDKKTMKVDVKAMKRAISKNTAMLVCSAPQFPHGIMDPVGEVAKLAVKYNIPFHVDACLGGFLIVFMQKAGYKLDPFDFRVKGVTSISADTHKYGYAPKGSSVVLYSDRKYRHYQYFVAPDWQGGIYASPSMAGSRPGGIIAACWATMMHMGENGYVEATKKIIETARKIKTGIHKVEGVFVFGDPEVSVVAIGSDVFDIFRLSNALTSKGWNLNTLQFPSSIHICVTMLHTQRGVAEQFINDVKKEVAIIMKNPNEKTTGMGAIYGMAQSIPDRSMVTEVSQGFLDCLYSTEVPKMQSKTHKNHKNHVNGNSKVH, encoded by the exons ATGGACTACATG AGTGCCTTAGAGGTGTATAAGGAGTTTTTACTGCTCTACACAGAGGAGGCGCGCCGCTATGTGAACTCTCAGTGTGCTGGTCTGGAGCCATGGCAGATCATTGCTGCCACTTTGCTGTCCACCCTCGGTGCAATGTGGCTAAAAGGCTTCCTTTTCCAACAGGAGA GTCTGATATCAAGAGTAAAGAAGCAATTCTTCAAACTCATCAGAAAAATCCCATTTGTCGGAGCATCA ATTCAGAGTCAGCTCAACAAAGCATTGGATGACATGTCACTGAGTCTCTGCACACTGAAGGAAGGCATGAGCTACACAAAACAACTTCCAGCACAAGgcctcacacacaaacagctccTTGACAAGATCAGAGAGTATGAGACACTGA GTGAAGTAGACTGGGCTAAAGGCAAGGTGTCAGGTGCAGTCTACTGGGGAGATGAGAAGCTCACAGATCTCCTAGTGAAG GTGTATGGTGATTTTGCCTGGACCAACCCTCTGCATCCAGACCTATTCCCTGGGGTTAGGAAAATGGAGGCAGAAGTGGTGCGGATGACGTGTGCTCTCTTTAACGGAGGAACAAACTCCTGCGGCACA GTTACTTCGGGTGGAACTGAAAGCATCCTGATGGCATGCAAGGCGTACAGAGACATGGCCCATGAGCGTGGGATCAAACACCCAGAGAT CATTGCACCAGTGAGTGTCCATGCAGCGTTCGACAAAGCAGCACATTATTTTGGGATGAAGCTTATTCACATAGCTCTGGACAAGAAGACCATGAAAGTCGATGTGAAA GCCATGAAAAGGGCCATCTCTAAGAACACCGCAATGCTGGTGTGTTCAGCTCCTCAATTTCCTCATGGAATTATGGACCCTGTAGGAGAAGTCGCAAAG ctGGCAGTAAAATACAACATCCCTTTCCATGTGGATGCTTGTTTGGGTGGGTTTCTAATAGTTTTTATGCAAAAGGCTGGTTACAAACTCGATCCTTTTGATTTCCGGGTTAAAGGTGTGACCAGTATCTCAGCTGATACGCACAag TATGGCTATGCCCCAAAAGGCTCCTCAGTGGTGCTCTACAGTGACAGGAAATATCGCCACTATCAGTATTTTGTTGCACCTGATTGGCAGGGAGGAATTTATGCATCTCCATCCATGGCTGGCTCTCGCCCTGGGGGAATCATTGCTGCCTGTTGGGCCACTATGATGCACATGGGTGAGAACGGATACGTTGAGGCCACCAAGAAAATCATTGAGACGGCCCGCAAAATCAAAACAGG AATCCATAAAGTGGAGGGGGTTTTTGTGTTTGGAGATCCAGAGGTGTCCGTGGTGGCAATAGGCTCTGATGTCTTTGATATCTTCCGCTTATCCAATGCACTGACATCAAAGGGCTGGAATCTCAACACTCTGCAGTTCCCATCTAG CATACATATTTGTGTAACAATGCTTCATACGCAGCGTGGTGTAGCTGAACAGTTCATCAATGATGTGAAGAAAGAAGTAGCTATTATCATGAAGAATCCAAATGAGAAGACCACTGGAATG GGAGCCATCTATGGCATGGCCCAGTCTATTCCTGACCGATCGATGGTGACCGAAGTCTCACAAGGCTTTTTGGACTGCCTCTATAGCACTGAGGTGCCCAAGATGCAAAGCAAGACCCACAAAAATCATAAGAACCACGTGAATGGCAACTCCAAAGTGCACTGA
- the sgpl1 gene encoding sphingosine-1-phosphate lyase 1 isoform X1, with protein MAQSAISALEVYKEFLLLYTEEARRYVNSQCAGLEPWQIIAATLLSTLGAMWLKGFLFQQESLISRVKKQFFKLIRKIPFVGASIQSQLNKALDDMSLSLCTLKEGMSYTKQLPAQGLTHKQLLDKIREYETLSEVDWAKGKVSGAVYWGDEKLTDLLVKVYGDFAWTNPLHPDLFPGVRKMEAEVVRMTCALFNGGTNSCGTVTSGGTESILMACKAYRDMAHERGIKHPEIIAPVSVHAAFDKAAHYFGMKLIHIALDKKTMKVDVKAMKRAISKNTAMLVCSAPQFPHGIMDPVGEVAKLAVKYNIPFHVDACLGGFLIVFMQKAGYKLDPFDFRVKGVTSISADTHKYGYAPKGSSVVLYSDRKYRHYQYFVAPDWQGGIYASPSMAGSRPGGIIAACWATMMHMGENGYVEATKKIIETARKIKTGIHKVEGVFVFGDPEVSVVAIGSDVFDIFRLSNALTSKGWNLNTLQFPSSIHICVTMLHTQRGVAEQFINDVKKEVAIIMKNPNEKTTGMGAIYGMAQSIPDRSMVTEVSQGFLDCLYSTEVPKMQSKTHKNHKNHVNGNSKVH; from the exons ATGGCTCAGTCTGCTATA AGTGCCTTAGAGGTGTATAAGGAGTTTTTACTGCTCTACACAGAGGAGGCGCGCCGCTATGTGAACTCTCAGTGTGCTGGTCTGGAGCCATGGCAGATCATTGCTGCCACTTTGCTGTCCACCCTCGGTGCAATGTGGCTAAAAGGCTTCCTTTTCCAACAGGAGA GTCTGATATCAAGAGTAAAGAAGCAATTCTTCAAACTCATCAGAAAAATCCCATTTGTCGGAGCATCA ATTCAGAGTCAGCTCAACAAAGCATTGGATGACATGTCACTGAGTCTCTGCACACTGAAGGAAGGCATGAGCTACACAAAACAACTTCCAGCACAAGgcctcacacacaaacagctccTTGACAAGATCAGAGAGTATGAGACACTGA GTGAAGTAGACTGGGCTAAAGGCAAGGTGTCAGGTGCAGTCTACTGGGGAGATGAGAAGCTCACAGATCTCCTAGTGAAG GTGTATGGTGATTTTGCCTGGACCAACCCTCTGCATCCAGACCTATTCCCTGGGGTTAGGAAAATGGAGGCAGAAGTGGTGCGGATGACGTGTGCTCTCTTTAACGGAGGAACAAACTCCTGCGGCACA GTTACTTCGGGTGGAACTGAAAGCATCCTGATGGCATGCAAGGCGTACAGAGACATGGCCCATGAGCGTGGGATCAAACACCCAGAGAT CATTGCACCAGTGAGTGTCCATGCAGCGTTCGACAAAGCAGCACATTATTTTGGGATGAAGCTTATTCACATAGCTCTGGACAAGAAGACCATGAAAGTCGATGTGAAA GCCATGAAAAGGGCCATCTCTAAGAACACCGCAATGCTGGTGTGTTCAGCTCCTCAATTTCCTCATGGAATTATGGACCCTGTAGGAGAAGTCGCAAAG ctGGCAGTAAAATACAACATCCCTTTCCATGTGGATGCTTGTTTGGGTGGGTTTCTAATAGTTTTTATGCAAAAGGCTGGTTACAAACTCGATCCTTTTGATTTCCGGGTTAAAGGTGTGACCAGTATCTCAGCTGATACGCACAag TATGGCTATGCCCCAAAAGGCTCCTCAGTGGTGCTCTACAGTGACAGGAAATATCGCCACTATCAGTATTTTGTTGCACCTGATTGGCAGGGAGGAATTTATGCATCTCCATCCATGGCTGGCTCTCGCCCTGGGGGAATCATTGCTGCCTGTTGGGCCACTATGATGCACATGGGTGAGAACGGATACGTTGAGGCCACCAAGAAAATCATTGAGACGGCCCGCAAAATCAAAACAGG AATCCATAAAGTGGAGGGGGTTTTTGTGTTTGGAGATCCAGAGGTGTCCGTGGTGGCAATAGGCTCTGATGTCTTTGATATCTTCCGCTTATCCAATGCACTGACATCAAAGGGCTGGAATCTCAACACTCTGCAGTTCCCATCTAG CATACATATTTGTGTAACAATGCTTCATACGCAGCGTGGTGTAGCTGAACAGTTCATCAATGATGTGAAGAAAGAAGTAGCTATTATCATGAAGAATCCAAATGAGAAGACCACTGGAATG GGAGCCATCTATGGCATGGCCCAGTCTATTCCTGACCGATCGATGGTGACCGAAGTCTCACAAGGCTTTTTGGACTGCCTCTATAGCACTGAGGTGCCCAAGATGCAAAGCAAGACCCACAAAAATCATAAGAACCACGTGAATGGCAACTCCAAAGTGCACTGA